One Prosthecobacter sp. SYSU 5D2 DNA window includes the following coding sequences:
- a CDS encoding homoserine O-acetyltransferase translates to MSKGQGKTATQFFHLGSESEPFLFASGDSLPGITVAYEMYGRLNAKKDNAILLFHALSGSQHAAGHTEAIEGIGERWTKDVQTGWWDLFIGPGKALDTTRYCVICANYLGGCYGSSGPASINPETGKPYGSTFPPVLTSDVVRSQIALLDHLGIGQLHAVIGTSIGGLLALNLATLYPERVRIVMPVATGLKTTVLTRMTLFEQVMAIENDPHFNGGDYYEGPNPAYGLALARMISHKTFVHLDTIEKRAGANVSQPDGQLSWYKVGHNVESYMLYQGKKFVSRFDANSYLRIINMWLRFDPLRDAGVDNYEQLFARSTAAGHHYLVFSIDSDFCFYPEEQAEMISALEKAKSSCMHITVHSAKGHDSFLLEPELYTPHIVHTLEGRWQKNYGNSGVAEVE, encoded by the coding sequence ATGTCCAAAGGTCAGGGCAAAACTGCCACGCAATTCTTCCATCTCGGCTCCGAGTCTGAGCCCTTCCTCTTCGCCAGCGGCGATTCGCTGCCGGGCATCACCGTGGCCTATGAGATGTATGGCAGGCTGAATGCCAAAAAGGACAACGCCATCCTGCTCTTCCATGCCCTCTCCGGCAGCCAGCACGCTGCCGGCCACACCGAGGCCATCGAAGGCATCGGCGAGCGCTGGACGAAGGACGTGCAAACCGGCTGGTGGGACCTGTTCATCGGCCCCGGCAAAGCCCTGGACACCACCCGCTACTGCGTCATCTGCGCCAACTACCTGGGCGGCTGCTACGGCAGCAGCGGCCCCGCCTCCATCAATCCGGAAACGGGCAAGCCCTACGGCAGCACCTTTCCCCCCGTGCTCACCAGCGACGTCGTCCGCAGCCAGATCGCCCTTTTGGACCATCTCGGCATCGGGCAGCTTCATGCGGTTATCGGCACCAGCATCGGCGGCCTCCTGGCGCTGAATCTGGCCACTCTATACCCGGAGCGCGTGCGCATCGTCATGCCGGTAGCCACCGGGCTGAAGACCACGGTGCTCACCCGCATGACCTTGTTTGAGCAGGTCATGGCCATCGAAAACGACCCTCATTTTAACGGCGGCGACTATTACGAAGGTCCCAACCCGGCCTATGGCCTGGCGCTCGCCCGCATGATCTCCCACAAGACCTTTGTGCACCTGGACACCATCGAAAAACGCGCCGGGGCCAATGTCAGCCAGCCCGACGGCCAGCTCTCCTGGTATAAGGTGGGGCATAACGTCGAAAGCTACATGCTCTACCAGGGGAAAAAATTCGTCAGCCGCTTCGATGCCAACAGCTACCTGCGCATCATCAACATGTGGCTGCGCTTTGACCCCCTGCGGGATGCCGGCGTGGACAACTACGAGCAGCTCTTCGCCCGCAGCACCGCCGCCGGTCATCACTACCTCGTCTTCAGCATTGACTCCGACTTCTGCTTCTACCCCGAAGAGCAGGCCGAGATGATCAGCGCCCTGGAAAAGGCCAAGTCCTCCTGCATGCACATCACCGTGCACTCCGCCAAAGGCCACGACTCCTTCCTCCTCGAACCCGAGCTCTACACCCCGCACATCGTCCACACGCTGGAAGGCCGCTGGCAGAAAAATTACGGCAACAGCGGTGTGGCGGAGGTGGAGTGA
- a CDS encoding A/G-specific adenine glycosylase: MPASSLASDLVSWFHQNGRVYPWRETRDAYAILVSEIMLQQTQISTVLDRGYYARWLARFPDFATLAAASESDILMAWEGLGYYRRARNLQKLARTVMEEHGGVFPNEPASILALPGIGPYTAGAVSSFAFGLAEPIVDGNVARVLSRLDNDATPVDSPAGSKRLWERATELVRATDDPRALNSALMELGQVTCRPAQPQCPVCPVKKHCRATEPASLPVKSGKTQITEVTERVIFLHTADGVLLEQETGARRTGLWKLPALPDSLTENPPPVLLKATYGITRYKVTLWVHEAAPNQKHDWPASHRVIPHAELPATAMPSPYRRALDRLLKNALFELEA; this comes from the coding sequence GTGCCCGCTTCCTCCCTTGCCTCAGATCTTGTCTCCTGGTTCCACCAGAACGGGCGCGTTTATCCCTGGCGTGAAACGCGGGATGCCTATGCCATCCTGGTCTCCGAGATCATGCTGCAGCAGACGCAGATCAGCACGGTGCTGGACCGGGGGTATTATGCGCGGTGGCTGGCCCGCTTTCCTGATTTCGCCACGCTGGCGGCTGCTTCTGAGAGTGACATCCTGATGGCCTGGGAGGGCCTGGGGTATTACCGGCGGGCGAGGAATCTGCAAAAGCTGGCCCGCACCGTGATGGAGGAGCATGGGGGCGTTTTTCCAAACGAGCCTGCTTCCATTCTGGCGCTGCCGGGCATCGGGCCTTACACGGCGGGGGCGGTCTCCAGCTTTGCCTTTGGGCTGGCGGAGCCGATTGTGGATGGCAATGTGGCCCGTGTGCTGTCCCGTTTGGACAATGATGCCACGCCAGTTGATTCCCCTGCTGGCAGCAAACGCCTGTGGGAACGGGCGACGGAACTCGTCCGTGCTACCGACGACCCGCGTGCCTTGAACTCTGCGCTGATGGAACTGGGCCAGGTCACCTGCCGCCCAGCGCAGCCACAATGCCCGGTCTGCCCGGTCAAAAAACATTGCCGCGCCACGGAGCCTGCCAGCCTGCCGGTGAAGTCTGGCAAGACCCAGATCACCGAGGTGACCGAGCGGGTGATTTTTCTCCACACCGCCGATGGCGTGCTGCTGGAGCAGGAAACCGGCGCGCGCCGCACCGGCCTGTGGAAGCTCCCGGCCCTGCCTGACAGCCTGACGGAGAATCCGCCGCCCGTCCTGCTTAAGGCCACCTACGGCATCACCCGCTATAAAGTGACCCTGTGGGTGCATGAGGCCGCGCCTAACCAAAAGCATGACTGGCCCGCCTCCCATCGCGTCATCCCCCATGCGGAACTTCCGGCCACTGCCATGCCCAGCCCCTACCGCCGGGCGCTGGACAGGCTGCTGAAGAATGCCCTCTTCGAGCTGGAGGCGTGA
- a CDS encoding DUF1003 domain-containing protein — MAQTCAVTGKVYSSEKLRVLAALPPQIAGVLREKNPELTDNSLIGIDALNEARLEYVRQLLQTQLGDLSHLDEEVLQSLRRQEVLSEHPAGEEDENGKLTVGQKLSDKLAEFGGSWTFIMSFGGFMAVWILLNVLLLANHGYDPYPFILLNLILSCLASLQAPVIMMSQNRQESRDRKRAENDYKINLKAELEIRHLHDKMDYLLHQHATRLMEVQQIQLELLREMAKGRNRDAKY; from the coding sequence ATGGCCCAAACCTGCGCTGTCACCGGCAAAGTTTACTCCTCTGAAAAACTGCGCGTCCTGGCGGCGCTACCCCCTCAGATCGCAGGTGTCCTCCGGGAGAAAAACCCGGAGCTCACGGACAATTCCCTGATTGGGATTGATGCGCTCAACGAAGCCAGGCTGGAATACGTCCGGCAGTTATTGCAAACCCAGTTAGGCGACCTTAGCCATCTGGATGAGGAAGTGCTGCAAAGCCTCCGGCGCCAGGAAGTGTTGAGCGAGCATCCTGCGGGGGAAGAAGATGAAAACGGCAAGCTGACCGTCGGCCAGAAACTCTCAGACAAGCTGGCTGAATTTGGCGGCAGCTGGACGTTCATCATGTCCTTTGGTGGCTTCATGGCTGTCTGGATCCTGCTCAATGTCCTCCTGTTGGCCAACCATGGATATGATCCCTATCCTTTCATCCTTTTGAATCTCATCCTCTCCTGCCTGGCTTCCCTTCAGGCACCGGTGATCATGATGAGCCAGAACCGCCAGGAAAGCCGTGACCGTAAACGGGCTGAAAATGACTATAAAATCAATCTCAAAGCTGAACTCGAGATTCGCCATCTGCATGACAAGATGGACTATCTGCTCCATCAGCATGCCACCCGCCTGATGGAGGTTCAGCAAATCCAGTTGGAGCTTCTTCGGGAGATGGCCAAAGGCCGCAACCGTGACGCTAAATACTGA
- a CDS encoding tetratricopeptide repeat protein, translated as MMKSRLAPLAALGLALIVSPFAQAQVDDAAEQFFRGFVMKRDAEKLEADGNIQGALQTYQQMGQIFDGLAQAHPEWQPEVLSNRRGLTQQAITRLQARLAQPQPQAQPAAAASAPSPAPAAAMPGFSSTAVAPAPGTLAAPAGTMPSLSDVLSQWEQNYRQRMLALETQNNQMQMDLSKWQQWYQWASGEITTARSDKDALFQKSSALEKAVETLKQQIASGQATNTQMDALVKEKLGLEAEYRKASQRLEAAELASKEASQKLADAALRITTLEKERNDLLAERDAAIKQRDEAVAARDAATVERDKLSAQNLGMQTEIEALKKRAPASDEVKLIVAENDRLKQELASAQKLVATLQQDATRKDQEITELRGQLTALQTEMTTLRQQSASYQTQVAELTLQLNNLREGKPDLLTPELAKENDLLREIVMRQLRSQYRQQQAKDLVLAELQKMEGVSSKLLEQVEELRGSRMSLTPDEEKLFSDPSVRELLGGDSIQGTLIAKAPKPAGAKEAEEKPVNSLLEKANEAFSSQKFAEAAALYQDALRVEPENTTALVGLGYSRQRENKLSDAEAALKKCLTIDPGNELASFHLGVTHFKQQRWNDATAAFEKGLEKSPKNARAHHYLGIISTRLSLMDRAEREFKTALAIDPNYGEAHFNLAVLYATWNPPKWDKAKTEYDEALKKGVTPDEALEKLLKSTPKSVSSR; from the coding sequence ATGATGAAAAGCCGTCTCGCCCCCCTGGCCGCCCTTGGCCTTGCTTTGATCGTTTCCCCCTTTGCCCAGGCACAGGTGGATGATGCTGCCGAGCAGTTTTTCCGCGGTTTCGTGATGAAGAGGGACGCGGAGAAGCTGGAAGCGGATGGCAATATCCAGGGTGCGCTGCAGACATATCAGCAGATGGGTCAGATTTTTGACGGTCTCGCGCAGGCCCATCCTGAATGGCAGCCGGAAGTGCTCTCCAACCGCCGTGGACTGACGCAGCAGGCCATCACCCGCCTGCAGGCGCGGCTGGCGCAGCCTCAGCCACAGGCCCAGCCGGCGGCCGCCGCCTCTGCGCCCTCCCCGGCCCCTGCTGCGGCCATGCCCGGCTTCAGCAGCACGGCTGTGGCCCCCGCGCCAGGCACCCTGGCGGCCCCGGCGGGCACGATGCCCAGCCTGAGTGATGTGCTTTCCCAATGGGAACAAAACTACCGTCAGCGCATGCTGGCCCTGGAGACGCAGAACAACCAGATGCAGATGGACCTCTCCAAGTGGCAGCAATGGTATCAGTGGGCTTCGGGAGAGATCACCACTGCCCGCTCGGACAAAGATGCGCTTTTCCAAAAGTCCTCCGCTTTGGAAAAGGCTGTGGAAACGCTGAAGCAGCAGATCGCCTCCGGACAGGCGACCAACACCCAGATGGATGCGCTGGTGAAGGAAAAGCTGGGCCTGGAAGCCGAGTATCGCAAGGCTTCCCAGCGCCTTGAGGCCGCCGAACTGGCCTCCAAAGAAGCCTCCCAAAAACTGGCCGATGCCGCCCTGCGTATCACCACCCTGGAAAAGGAACGTAACGACCTGCTGGCCGAGCGCGATGCCGCCATCAAACAGCGGGATGAAGCCGTCGCCGCCCGTGACGCCGCCACGGTGGAGCGTGACAAACTCAGCGCCCAGAACCTGGGCATGCAGACCGAGATTGAAGCCCTGAAAAAACGCGCGCCCGCCAGCGATGAGGTCAAGCTCATCGTCGCGGAAAACGACCGCCTTAAGCAGGAGCTCGCCTCCGCCCAAAAGCTGGTGGCCACCCTCCAGCAGGACGCCACGCGCAAGGACCAGGAGATCACCGAGCTGCGCGGCCAGCTCACCGCATTGCAGACAGAGATGACCACCCTGCGCCAGCAGAGCGCCAGCTACCAGACCCAGGTGGCCGAGCTGACTCTCCAGCTCAACAATCTGCGTGAAGGCAAGCCCGACCTGCTCACCCCGGAACTGGCCAAAGAAAACGACCTGCTGCGCGAGATCGTTATGCGCCAGCTGCGCAGCCAGTACCGCCAGCAGCAGGCCAAGGACCTCGTTTTAGCCGAGTTGCAAAAAATGGAAGGTGTCTCCTCCAAGCTGCTGGAGCAGGTGGAAGAACTGCGCGGCAGCCGCATGAGCCTGACCCCGGATGAAGAAAAACTCTTCTCCGATCCCTCCGTCCGGGAACTGCTCGGCGGGGACAGCATCCAGGGCACGCTCATTGCCAAGGCCCCGAAACCTGCCGGTGCGAAAGAGGCCGAGGAAAAGCCCGTCAACTCCCTGCTGGAAAAGGCGAATGAAGCCTTCAGCAGCCAGAAATTTGCCGAGGCCGCCGCCCTCTACCAGGATGCGCTGCGCGTTGAGCCGGAAAACACCACCGCCCTTGTCGGCCTGGGGTATTCCCGCCAGCGTGAAAACAAACTCAGCGATGCTGAGGCCGCGCTGAAAAAATGCCTCACCATTGATCCTGGCAACGAACTGGCCTCCTTCCATCTGGGCGTGACCCACTTCAAACAGCAGCGCTGGAACGATGCGACCGCCGCTTTTGAAAAAGGCCTGGAAAAGAGCCCGAAAAACGCCCGTGCCCATCATTACCTGGGCATCATTTCCACCCGCCTCAGCCTCATGGACCGCGCCGAGCGTGAATTCAAAACCGCCCTGGCCATCGACCCCAACTACGGCGAAGCCCACTTCAACCTCGCCGTCCTTTACGCCACCTGGAACCCGCCCAAGTGGGACAAGGCCAAGACCGAATACGACGAAGCCCTGAAAAAAGGCGTCACCCCGGACGAAGCCCTGGAAAAGCTGCTGAAGAGCACGCCGAAGTCTGTTTCTTCACGGTGA
- a CDS encoding Gfo/Idh/MocA family oxidoreductase: MGLNIISRRHFLGRTASLAAGAFAGPNLLLRGQNAAGKRLNLAVIGANGKGQSDTQGVTLNHNVVALVDVDMKRLNEAAKKREDHHLKSGEKAPAAPKLYQDFRKMFDEMANEIDGVIVSTPDHTHYVAAMHAIKHNKHVCVQKPLCNYIGEVRNLHKAAKDAKITTQMGNQGRTMDGQRIAKEWIEQGAIGTLKEIRLWTNRPIWPQGPLVKKAAEVPEGLDWDLWLASEATEPYFEFEIPEGMSAKRGNSIHPFNWRGWWQFGSGALGDMGCHIMDSTFSILGQLIPEQIDATSSPISDTCAPVWSDLVYHMPAGKHGALKVSWQDGSKDGKPNKPEISPHMTSDLAKKAFDKASSGMMFIGTEATIFEGEAYCSSPVIYNEDRYTQVRLDMKAGKIKQTEKRSAMPNNPQGEWAHHIVNGGDPSSNFDYSCPLTEFVLLGNLAVRAQQSVQWDKQGMKVTNAEAANKFISRPAYRDGWKV, encoded by the coding sequence ATGGGTCTTAACATCATCTCACGTCGTCATTTTCTGGGCCGCACGGCCAGCCTCGCCGCAGGCGCATTCGCCGGTCCAAACCTCCTCCTCCGCGGCCAGAACGCCGCCGGCAAAAGGCTTAACCTCGCCGTCATCGGCGCCAATGGCAAAGGCCAGTCGGATACCCAGGGCGTGACCCTGAACCACAACGTCGTGGCCCTGGTGGACGTGGACATGAAGCGCCTGAATGAGGCCGCCAAGAAGCGCGAAGACCACCACCTGAAGTCCGGCGAAAAAGCCCCCGCTGCGCCGAAGCTGTACCAGGACTTCCGCAAGATGTTCGACGAGATGGCCAACGAGATTGACGGCGTCATCGTCTCCACGCCTGACCACACCCATTACGTGGCGGCCATGCATGCCATCAAGCACAATAAGCACGTCTGCGTGCAGAAGCCCCTTTGCAACTACATCGGCGAAGTGCGCAACCTGCACAAAGCTGCCAAGGACGCCAAAATCACGACCCAGATGGGCAACCAGGGCCGCACCATGGACGGTCAGCGCATCGCCAAGGAATGGATCGAGCAGGGTGCCATCGGCACGCTCAAGGAAATCCGCCTGTGGACCAACCGCCCCATCTGGCCCCAGGGCCCCCTGGTGAAAAAAGCCGCCGAAGTGCCTGAAGGCCTCGACTGGGACCTCTGGCTGGCCAGCGAGGCCACCGAGCCCTACTTCGAATTTGAAATCCCTGAAGGCATGAGCGCCAAGCGTGGCAACAGCATCCACCCCTTCAACTGGCGTGGCTGGTGGCAGTTCGGCTCCGGCGCCCTGGGCGACATGGGCTGTCACATCATGGACTCCACTTTCAGCATCCTCGGCCAGCTTATCCCTGAGCAGATTGATGCCACCAGCAGCCCCATCTCGGACACCTGCGCCCCTGTCTGGTCCGACCTCGTTTACCACATGCCTGCCGGCAAGCACGGCGCGCTGAAGGTCTCCTGGCAGGACGGCTCCAAGGACGGCAAGCCGAACAAGCCTGAAATCTCCCCGCACATGACCAGCGACCTGGCCAAGAAGGCTTTCGACAAAGCCAGCAGCGGCATGATGTTCATCGGCACCGAGGCCACCATCTTTGAAGGCGAGGCCTATTGCTCCAGCCCGGTCATCTATAATGAAGACCGCTACACCCAGGTGCGCCTGGACATGAAGGCCGGCAAGATCAAGCAGACCGAGAAGCGCAGCGCCATGCCAAACAACCCGCAGGGCGAGTGGGCCCACCACATCGTCAACGGTGGTGATCCAAGCTCCAACTTCGACTACAGCTGCCCGCTGACGGAGTTCGTCCTCCTCGGCAACCTCGCCGTCCGCGCCCAGCAGAGCGTGCAGTGGGACAAGCAGGGCATGAAGGTCACCAATGCCGAAGCCGCCAACAAGTTCATCTCCCGTCCCGCCTACCGCGACGGCTGGAAGGTCTGA
- a CDS encoding peroxiredoxin — translation MRLLTAIFTGLFGSSCEAKETLIGQPAPQISAVNQDGQTVNFADVYQKGPTVVFFYPKANTPGCTAQACSLRDAFADLTKEGVQVLGVSLDKVEAQKKFKAERKLPYDLIADPDGKVLEAFKVGKVMGGLLAMSQRQCFLVKDGKIVWHDASASTASQADDIKKALADLK, via the coding sequence ATGCGACTTCTCACTGCCATCTTTACCGGCCTTTTTGGCAGCTCCTGTGAGGCCAAAGAAACCCTCATTGGCCAGCCTGCTCCGCAGATTTCCGCCGTGAACCAGGATGGGCAGACAGTGAATTTTGCGGATGTTTACCAGAAGGGGCCAACGGTGGTGTTCTTTTACCCGAAGGCGAATACGCCCGGTTGCACGGCCCAGGCCTGCTCCCTGAGGGATGCGTTTGCGGACCTGACCAAGGAGGGCGTGCAGGTGCTGGGGGTCTCCCTGGACAAGGTAGAGGCGCAGAAGAAATTCAAGGCGGAGCGCAAGCTGCCGTATGACCTCATTGCGGACCCGGATGGCAAGGTGCTGGAGGCCTTCAAGGTAGGTAAGGTCATGGGCGGACTTTTGGCCATGTCCCAGCGGCAATGTTTTCTGGTCAAGGACGGCAAGATCGTCTGGCATGATGCGAGCGCTTCGACGGCGAGCCAAGCGGATGACATCAAGAAGGCGCTGGCGGATCTAAAGTAA
- the serS gene encoding serine--tRNA ligase, which translates to MLDIRLIRDNPDLVKERLATRSGDFASVVDEVLSIDSARRTAETERQKLQGDRNRISKEIGMAKKNGQDTTAIEAEVRGINERIEQIGHEADAADLRQRELLLGLPNMPHEACPIGHSAEENPEVRVWGEKPKFDFEPKDHTILGQQLGLLDFEAAAKITGSAFVVYRGQGARLERSLISFLLDLHTTQHGYEEISPPLLVKADCLVGTGQLPKFGDQVYHSAEDDLYLIPTAEVPVTNLHRDEILKLEQLPINYAAYTPCFRREAGSAGLGTRGLIRMHQFDKVELVKITTPETSMTELESLTANAEKVLQLLGLHYRIIELCTGDIGFGSAKTYDIEVWAPGQGTYLEVSSCSNFGDYQARRMNLRYKDENGKNRVPHTLNGSGTALARLFVALVETYQQADGSILIPEALRGHFGKDRIS; encoded by the coding sequence ATGCTCGATATCCGCCTCATCCGCGACAACCCTGATCTGGTCAAAGAACGCCTCGCCACCCGCAGTGGTGACTTCGCCTCTGTGGTGGATGAGGTCCTGTCCATTGACAGCGCCCGCCGCACGGCGGAGACCGAGCGCCAGAAGCTCCAGGGCGACCGCAACCGCATCAGCAAAGAGATCGGCATGGCCAAAAAGAATGGCCAGGACACCACCGCCATTGAGGCCGAAGTTCGCGGCATCAATGAGCGCATCGAGCAGATCGGCCATGAAGCCGACGCCGCCGATCTGCGCCAGCGCGAGCTCCTCCTCGGCCTGCCCAACATGCCGCATGAGGCCTGCCCCATTGGCCACAGCGCCGAGGAAAACCCCGAGGTGCGCGTTTGGGGCGAGAAGCCCAAATTCGACTTCGAACCCAAGGACCACACCATCCTCGGCCAGCAGCTCGGCCTGCTGGACTTTGAGGCCGCCGCCAAAATCACCGGCAGCGCCTTCGTTGTCTATCGCGGCCAGGGTGCCCGGCTGGAGCGCTCCCTCATCAGCTTCCTGCTGGACCTCCACACCACCCAGCACGGGTATGAGGAAATCAGCCCACCTCTTTTGGTCAAAGCCGATTGCCTCGTCGGCACCGGCCAGCTCCCCAAATTTGGCGACCAGGTGTATCATAGCGCCGAGGATGATCTCTACCTCATCCCCACCGCCGAAGTGCCCGTGACCAACCTGCATCGCGATGAAATTTTAAAGCTGGAGCAGCTCCCCATCAACTACGCCGCCTACACCCCCTGCTTCCGGCGCGAGGCAGGAAGCGCCGGCCTCGGCACCCGCGGCCTCATCCGCATGCACCAGTTTGACAAAGTGGAGCTCGTCAAGATCACCACCCCGGAGACCAGCATGACCGAGCTGGAAAGCCTGACCGCCAATGCCGAAAAAGTGCTTCAATTGTTAGGCCTGCACTACCGCATCATCGAGCTTTGCACCGGCGACATCGGCTTCGGCTCCGCCAAGACTTACGACATCGAAGTCTGGGCCCCCGGCCAGGGCACCTATCTGGAAGTATCGAGCTGCTCCAACTTCGGCGATTACCAGGCCCGCCGCATGAACCTGCGCTACAAGGACGAGAACGGTAAAAACCGCGTCCCCCACACCCTCAACGGCTCCGGCACCGCCCTCGCCCGCCTCTTCGTCGCCCTCGTGGAGACCTATCAGCAGGCCGATGGCAGCATCCTCATCCCCGAAGCCCTGCGTGGACACTTCGGCAAGGACAGGATCAGCTAA
- a CDS encoding PQQ-dependent sugar dehydrogenase, protein MKLVSLLTSGLLLASSALAQDTVKLTRIYENLETKFPIAVVIPPDDSQRQFLALQRGQILILPEDEKAAEAKTFLDLSSRNMEADNGKFEEGLNGLAFHPKFKENGLFYLCYTLQKPKRLVVTEMKVSADGNKADESTERTLLEIPLINWNHHGGNILFGPDGYLYIGVGDTSKRNDEQRMAQLNAVLVGKVLRIDVDSREYNNAYGIPSDNPFADGVNAQPQVYAYGIRNPWGLHFDGQGRFWLADVGQDLWEEINWIVKGGNYGWSYREGSRTFPLRPDPAPSEINLIDPIHEYHHGDGLSITGGVTYIGNALPELKGAYVYGDFVLGKIWALRVDNDGKVQSNDLLYTSPQTAANDPKKKPSVHMKPTAFCYDAKGEMLVLDWNGAIHRLSK, encoded by the coding sequence ATGAAACTCGTCTCCCTTCTCACCTCCGGTCTTCTCCTGGCCAGCAGCGCCCTGGCGCAGGATACCGTCAAGCTCACCCGCATCTATGAGAACCTGGAGACGAAGTTTCCCATCGCAGTCGTAATCCCGCCGGATGACAGCCAGCGCCAGTTCCTGGCCCTCCAGCGCGGCCAGATCCTGATCTTGCCGGAGGACGAAAAAGCCGCCGAGGCCAAGACCTTCCTGGACCTCAGCAGCCGCAACATGGAGGCCGACAACGGCAAGTTTGAAGAAGGCCTCAACGGCCTGGCCTTTCACCCCAAGTTCAAGGAGAACGGCCTCTTTTACCTCTGCTACACCCTGCAGAAGCCCAAGCGCCTGGTGGTCACGGAAATGAAAGTCAGCGCCGATGGCAACAAGGCCGATGAAAGCACCGAGCGCACCCTCCTGGAGATCCCGCTGATCAACTGGAACCACCACGGCGGAAACATCCTCTTCGGCCCCGACGGCTACCTTTACATCGGTGTGGGGGACACCTCCAAGCGAAACGACGAGCAGCGCATGGCCCAGCTCAATGCCGTCCTCGTCGGCAAGGTCCTGCGCATTGACGTGGACAGCCGCGAATACAACAACGCTTACGGCATCCCCTCCGACAACCCCTTTGCCGACGGCGTCAACGCCCAGCCGCAGGTCTATGCCTACGGCATCCGCAACCCCTGGGGCCTGCACTTTGACGGCCAGGGCCGCTTCTGGCTGGCCGATGTCGGCCAGGATCTTTGGGAAGAGATCAACTGGATCGTCAAAGGCGGAAACTACGGCTGGAGCTACCGCGAAGGCTCCCGCACCTTCCCCCTGCGCCCAGACCCCGCCCCGTCCGAGATCAACCTCATTGACCCCATCCACGAATACCACCACGGCGACGGACTCAGCATCACCGGCGGCGTCACTTACATCGGCAATGCCCTGCCTGAGCTCAAAGGAGCCTATGTCTATGGCGACTTCGTTTTGGGTAAAATCTGGGCTCTGCGAGTGGACAATGATGGCAAAGTGCAGAGTAACGACCTCCTTTACACAAGCCCGCAGACCGCTGCCAACGATCCCAAAAAGAAGCCCAGCGTTCACATGAAGCCCACCGCCTTCTGCTACGATGCCAAGGGTGAAATGCTCGTCCTGGACTGGAACGGCGCCATCCATCGCCTCAGCAAATAA
- a CDS encoding glycine zipper domain-containing protein — MKAKIHHLMALATVGLALTLSSCVSPYAGPHERDGAVIGAVGGGALGAIIGNQSGRPLEGAAIGGALGALAGSSIGASQDRRYYHRGGYGYSRPVYYRGGPRYSPYRGSYYRSGYSYGHRGYHPGYW; from the coding sequence ATGAAAGCGAAAATTCACCATCTTATGGCCCTGGCCACGGTGGGTCTGGCGCTGACCCTTAGCTCCTGCGTCAGCCCTTATGCAGGCCCGCATGAACGCGACGGTGCCGTCATCGGCGCGGTCGGTGGCGGTGCTCTGGGTGCCATCATCGGCAACCAAAGTGGCCGTCCGCTCGAAGGGGCCGCCATTGGCGGTGCCCTGGGTGCCTTAGCCGGTTCCTCCATCGGGGCCAGTCAGGACCGGCGCTACTATCATCGCGGCGGCTACGGTTACAGCCGTCCCGTTTACTATCGCGGCGGTCCCCGCTATAGCCCTTATCGCGGCAGCTACTACCGCTCTGGCTATAGCTACGGCCACCGTGGATACCACCCTGGTTACTGGTAA
- a CDS encoding glycine zipper domain-containing protein: MNRILRYLAAVGTLGLGLSLTSCVTPYPGPNEHMGGVAGAIGGGALGAIIGNQSGRPLEGAAIGGALGALAGSAIGASNDQYYGYRQPVVYRRPVVIAPRPVFAPAPVLYGPRPFGPSFVATTGYHYGPGIGYRRGFGSGPYCW, encoded by the coding sequence ATGAACAGAATCCTTCGTTATTTGGCAGCCGTCGGCACCCTGGGTTTGGGCCTGAGTCTGACTTCATGTGTGACCCCTTATCCCGGTCCTAATGAACATATGGGAGGCGTCGCCGGAGCCATTGGAGGCGGTGCGTTAGGGGCCATCATTGGCAACCAAAGCGGGCGCCCGCTTGAAGGAGCCGCCATCGGCGGTGCCCTGGGTGCTCTGGCTGGATCCGCCATTGGGGCCAGCAATGATCAATACTATGGCTACCGTCAGCCCGTCGTTTATCGCCGCCCGGTCGTCATAGCACCCCGGCCCGTATTCGCCCCGGCACCAGTGCTATACGGCCCCCGGCCCTTCGGCCCCAGCTTCGTCGCCACCACCGGGTACCATTATGGGCCCGGCATCGGTTACCGTCGTGGCTTTGGCTCTGGTCCATATTGCTGGTAG